One segment of Curtobacterium sp. MR_MD2014 DNA contains the following:
- a CDS encoding DUF6458 family protein, whose amino-acid sequence MRIGSSIALIVIGAIVAFAVDYQIAGIDLRLIGYILMAAGVVLLIISLAVGFGGRRTTTTTRSGVDPASGEQITRQDRRDGTY is encoded by the coding sequence ATGCGCATCGGATCGAGCATCGCCCTGATCGTGATCGGAGCGATCGTCGCCTTCGCGGTCGACTACCAGATCGCCGGCATCGACCTGCGCCTGATCGGCTACATCCTGATGGCAGCCGGGGTCGTGCTGCTCATCATCAGCCTGGCGGTCGGGTTCGGCGGGCGTCGGACCACGACCACCACCCGGTCGGGCGTCGACCCGGCGTCGGGGGAGCAGATCACCCGACAGGACCGTCGCGACGGCACCTACTGA
- a CDS encoding ribonuclease H family protein, giving the protein MTIVAAADGSALGNPGPAGWAWYVDDDRWAAGGWPRATNNIGELTAVLQLLRATKDTGEPLHILCDSQYAIKACTEWLAGWKRKGWRKADGKPVLNVEIIKELDAELQGRKVTFEWVRGHVGHEMNEAADVRARGAATAFQNRTEVPTGPGWPDTVVPPAPEPVQVEPPATLF; this is encoded by the coding sequence GTGACCATCGTCGCCGCCGCAGACGGCTCCGCCCTCGGCAATCCCGGACCGGCCGGCTGGGCCTGGTACGTCGATGACGACCGCTGGGCAGCCGGTGGATGGCCGCGGGCGACGAACAACATCGGCGAGCTCACGGCCGTGCTGCAGCTGCTCCGCGCCACGAAGGACACCGGCGAGCCGCTGCACATCCTCTGCGACAGCCAGTACGCGATCAAGGCGTGCACGGAGTGGCTGGCCGGGTGGAAGCGCAAGGGCTGGCGGAAGGCCGACGGCAAGCCCGTGCTGAACGTCGAGATCATCAAGGAGCTCGACGCCGAGCTGCAGGGCCGCAAGGTCACCTTCGAGTGGGTCCGCGGTCACGTCGGCCACGAGATGAACGAGGCCGCGGACGTCCGTGCCCGCGGCGCTGCGACCGCCTTCCAGAACCGCACCGAGGTACCGACCGGTCCGGGTTGGCCGGACACCGTCGTCCCGCCCGCTCCGGAGCCGGTGCAGGTCGAACCGCCCGCCACCCTGTTCTGA
- a CDS encoding tautomerase family protein: MPFANIKVPADTLTPESKKKLQDAVTDAIVDVYGERARPTTLVILDEVADGGWMLGGTILNEAMLGRV, encoded by the coding sequence ATGCCCTTCGCCAACATCAAGGTCCCCGCTGACACCCTGACCCCGGAGTCGAAGAAGAAGCTGCAGGACGCCGTCACCGACGCCATCGTCGACGTCTACGGCGAGCGAGCCCGACCCACGACGCTCGTCATCCTCGACGAGGTCGCCGACGGCGGCTGGATGCTCGGCGGCACCATCCTCAACGAGGCGATGCTCGGCCGCGTCTGA
- a CDS encoding VanZ family protein, translating to MISTFLAEHAPLVPIGFWVALAVATGVAWLLHRLRLRGVLLGLSGLSFVAALVLTLLPDGARSGGVTCTVQFSVPFQGIDTLANIALLLPLALFLSVATNRPLTVLAGTVALSVAIEVVQALAPALGRRCDTNDWFMNTVGALLGAVIALTIHAIDRRRRAAFVLD from the coding sequence ATGATCTCCACGTTCCTCGCCGAACACGCCCCCCTCGTCCCCATCGGGTTCTGGGTCGCCCTCGCCGTCGCCACGGGGGTCGCCTGGCTGCTCCACCGTCTGCGGCTCCGCGGCGTCCTGCTCGGCCTCTCCGGCCTGTCGTTCGTCGCCGCCCTCGTGCTCACCCTGCTCCCCGACGGTGCCCGCTCTGGCGGCGTCACCTGCACCGTGCAGTTCTCGGTCCCGTTCCAGGGCATCGACACCCTCGCCAACATCGCGCTGCTGCTGCCGCTCGCGCTCTTCCTCAGCGTGGCGACGAACCGGCCACTCACCGTCCTCGCCGGCACGGTCGCCCTCTCCGTCGCCATCGAGGTCGTGCAGGCCCTCGCACCGGCACTCGGCCGGCGATGCGACACCAACGACTGGTTCATGAACACCGTCGGAGCACTGCTGGGCGCGGTCATTGCTCTGACCATCCATGCGATCGACCGGCGGCGGCGCGCCGCTTTCGTCCTGGACTGA
- a CDS encoding SDR family oxidoreductase, with translation MSTTPRRVALVTGGSRGIGRAVSIRLAADGFTVVVNHASGTAAAEDTVAEIERTGGRGVAVQADVADEHAVAAMFDRVEAEHGGVDVVVHSAGRLALSTIADQDLDVLDALHRTNIRGTFVVAQQAARRLRAGGAFVGMSTSVVGTQFPTYGAYVASKSAVEGMTMILAKELRGRDVTANVVAPGPTATELFLDGKTQDQIDTLAKVPPLERLGMPEDIAGVVAFLAGPDGHWVNGQTIRANGGMV, from the coding sequence ATGAGCACCACTCCTCGCCGCGTCGCCCTGGTCACCGGCGGCTCTCGCGGCATCGGCCGCGCCGTCTCGATCCGGCTCGCCGCGGACGGCTTCACGGTCGTCGTCAACCACGCCAGCGGGACGGCCGCCGCCGAGGACACCGTCGCCGAGATCGAGCGGACGGGCGGCCGTGGCGTCGCCGTGCAGGCCGACGTCGCGGACGAGCACGCCGTGGCCGCGATGTTCGACCGGGTCGAGGCCGAACACGGCGGCGTCGACGTCGTCGTGCACTCCGCCGGCCGCCTTGCGCTGTCGACGATCGCCGACCAGGACCTCGACGTCCTCGACGCACTGCACCGGACGAACATCCGCGGCACCTTCGTCGTCGCGCAGCAGGCTGCCCGTCGTCTCCGGGCCGGCGGGGCGTTCGTCGGCATGTCGACGTCGGTCGTGGGGACGCAGTTCCCGACCTACGGCGCCTACGTCGCGAGCAAGAGCGCGGTCGAGGGCATGACGATGATCCTCGCGAAGGAGCTCCGCGGCCGGGACGTCACGGCGAACGTGGTGGCCCCGGGGCCGACGGCGACCGAGCTGTTCCTCGACGGCAAGACGCAGGACCAGATCGACACCCTGGCGAAGGTCCCGCCCCTCGAACGGCTCGGCATGCCGGAGGACATCGCCGGTGTCGTCGCGTTCCTCGCCGGGCCCGACGGGCACTGGGTCAACGGCCAGACCATCCGCGCCAACGGCGGGATGGTCTGA
- a CDS encoding SDR family oxidoreductase: protein MPTPRVVLVTGASSGFGRLTAESLARAGHVVVAGMRAVDGRNAPARAALDDLAVREGLQLGAVELDVQSEQSVDEAVSTVIRAHGRIDVLVQNAGHMAYGPAEAFTPEQFAALYDVNVVGAQRVARAVLPHLRARRSGLVVWVGSSATRGGHPPFLAPYFAAKAGMDALAESYAAELIRFGIDTTIVVPGAFTSGTNHFTNAAVPTDTARVDEHDTEYGALRRDLTDRLAAIVPADADVQDVADEIVRVVGLADGARPFRTHVDPSRDGSEVVSAVADRIRSEFYHRVGIEDLLSPNAAL from the coding sequence ATGCCGACGCCGCGGGTCGTCCTCGTCACGGGCGCGTCGAGCGGCTTCGGCCGGCTGACGGCGGAGTCGCTCGCGCGGGCGGGGCACGTCGTCGTCGCCGGGATGCGTGCGGTCGACGGCCGGAACGCGCCCGCCCGTGCCGCGCTCGACGACCTCGCCGTGCGCGAGGGCCTGCAGCTCGGCGCGGTCGAGCTCGACGTGCAGTCGGAGCAGTCCGTCGACGAGGCGGTCAGCACCGTGATCCGTGCGCACGGGCGCATCGACGTGCTGGTGCAGAACGCCGGCCACATGGCCTACGGTCCGGCCGAGGCGTTCACGCCGGAACAGTTCGCCGCCCTGTACGACGTCAACGTCGTCGGCGCCCAGCGCGTCGCACGTGCCGTCCTGCCACACCTGCGGGCGCGCCGGTCCGGACTCGTCGTCTGGGTCGGCAGCTCGGCCACCCGCGGCGGCCACCCGCCGTTCCTGGCGCCGTACTTCGCGGCGAAGGCCGGCATGGACGCCCTGGCCGAGAGCTACGCGGCGGAACTGATCCGCTTCGGCATCGACACCACGATCGTGGTCCCGGGCGCCTTCACCTCGGGCACGAACCACTTCACGAACGCCGCCGTCCCGACGGACACCGCCCGCGTCGACGAACACGACACGGAGTACGGGGCGCTCCGGCGCGACCTGACCGACCGCCTCGCCGCGATCGTGCCGGCCGACGCCGACGTGCAGGACGTCGCCGACGAGATCGTGCGCGTGGTCGGCCTGGCCGACGGCGCCCGCCCGTTCCGGACCCACGTCGACCCCTCCCGTGACGGCAGCGAGGTCGTCTCGGCGGTCGCCGACCGCATCCGATCCGAGTTCTACCACCGCGTCGGCATCGAGGACCTCCTGTCCCCGAACGCCGCGCTCTGA
- a CDS encoding TetR/AcrR family transcriptional regulator, whose product MARSDEALRSALLRAAEDQLVTAPDGDVATRAVCEAAGVTQPVLYRIFGDKRGLLDALAETGLQRYTARKAELEVSDDPAADLRHGWDDHLAFAREHAALYRLMFAPRPWASSSARDGLTALLERTLTRCAAAGLLRVDVPVAATMLLAANVGLALHQMTTTAPDTADDDALRDAVLDAVLIEASARDQDDLDAAARRQLRARLDDDGSDALLPEETALMRIWLDRLDHEADHEADHEADHGHETDHHQDHEGTR is encoded by the coding sequence ATGGCCCGATCTGACGAAGCGCTCCGCAGCGCCCTGCTCCGCGCAGCGGAGGACCAGCTGGTCACTGCCCCCGACGGGGACGTCGCCACCCGAGCGGTCTGCGAAGCGGCCGGCGTGACCCAGCCCGTGCTCTACCGGATCTTCGGCGACAAGCGCGGGCTCCTCGACGCCCTCGCCGAGACGGGCCTGCAGCGGTACACCGCTCGGAAGGCCGAGCTCGAGGTGTCCGACGACCCGGCAGCGGACCTGCGCCACGGATGGGACGACCACCTCGCGTTCGCTCGGGAACACGCCGCCCTCTACCGGCTGATGTTCGCCCCACGGCCGTGGGCGAGCAGTTCCGCGCGGGACGGCCTGACCGCGCTGCTCGAACGGACGCTGACCCGGTGCGCGGCCGCGGGCCTGCTCCGCGTCGACGTCCCCGTCGCAGCGACCATGCTGCTCGCCGCCAACGTCGGACTCGCACTCCACCAGATGACCACGACGGCTCCGGACACTGCCGACGACGACGCACTCCGGGACGCGGTCCTCGACGCCGTCCTCATCGAGGCGTCCGCCCGCGACCAGGACGACCTCGACGCGGCTGCTCGTCGCCAGCTCCGCGCCCGGCTCGACGACGACGGGTCGGACGCGTTGCTCCCCGAGGAGACCGCACTCATGCGGATCTGGCTCGACCGACTCGACCACGAGGCCGACCACGAGGCCGACCACGAGGCCGACCACGGCCACGAAACCGACCACCACCAGGACCACGAAGGCACCCGATGA
- a CDS encoding LLM class flavin-dependent oxidoreductase, with product MRELGFLSFVPNHGGTAGAAAALEDGLRLFETAESLGYGTGWVRGRHFEPFLTSPMTFFAAAAQRTSTIGFGTAVLGMRYEDPIRLAEDASTVDLLSDGRVQLGISTGIAGYGPILDPVFGGSERSFRDEAEVRAARLLEVLQGEPLGTAGKGYESIPAGADLTLQPLSPGLRDRVWWGGGSTGTAVRTAEKGLLLHCSTLNTEDTGAPFAQAQADQLTAYRDRFAELQAAGEHPGRTPKVAVGRIVVPMLDDHDRRVHEEFLTGYASGMDDEGRPLSGPPFRFSRIVSGGVDEIVDALAADPAVQATDELVITLPANGDAAAHERILRVVAEEIAPRLP from the coding sequence GTGCGCGAACTCGGCTTCCTCTCCTTCGTCCCCAACCACGGCGGCACCGCCGGTGCTGCTGCCGCCCTGGAGGACGGTCTCCGCCTGTTCGAGACGGCCGAGTCGCTCGGGTACGGCACCGGCTGGGTCCGGGGCCGCCACTTCGAGCCCTTCCTGACCAGCCCGATGACGTTCTTCGCGGCGGCCGCCCAGCGCACGAGCACCATCGGTTTCGGCACCGCCGTCCTCGGCATGCGGTACGAGGACCCGATCCGTCTCGCCGAGGACGCCAGCACCGTCGACCTTCTCAGCGACGGTCGGGTGCAGCTCGGCATCAGCACCGGGATCGCCGGGTACGGCCCGATCCTCGACCCGGTGTTCGGCGGGTCGGAACGCAGCTTCCGCGACGAGGCCGAGGTGCGCGCGGCGCGGCTGCTCGAGGTCCTGCAGGGCGAGCCGCTCGGCACCGCGGGGAAGGGCTACGAGAGCATCCCCGCCGGTGCCGACCTGACCCTCCAGCCGCTGTCGCCAGGCCTGCGCGACCGCGTCTGGTGGGGCGGCGGCAGCACGGGCACCGCGGTCCGCACGGCCGAGAAGGGCCTGCTGCTGCACTGCTCGACGCTCAACACCGAGGACACGGGCGCCCCGTTCGCCCAGGCACAGGCGGACCAGCTCACCGCGTACCGCGACCGCTTCGCCGAGCTGCAGGCCGCCGGCGAGCACCCCGGCCGCACGCCGAAGGTGGCGGTCGGTCGGATCGTCGTCCCGATGCTCGACGACCACGACCGCCGGGTGCACGAGGAGTTCCTCACCGGGTACGCGAGCGGGATGGACGACGAGGGGCGCCCCCTGAGCGGTCCGCCGTTCCGGTTCAGCAGGATCGTGTCGGGCGGTGTGGACGAGATCGTCGACGCCCTGGCAGCCGACCCCGCGGTCCAGGCGACCGACGAGCTGGTGATCACCCTGCCGGCGAACGGCGACGCCGCGGCGCACGAACGCATCCTGCGGGTCGTCGCCGAGGAGATCGCCCCGCGGCTGCCCTGA
- a CDS encoding LysM peptidoglycan-binding domain-containing protein: MSTLLLAGCSLFGDDAPLPAPTGHAAPSASATPGPVGGSAAADDTAQPVAAPQAVPAGTVVAETDAVSKTGDTSIHVRVVANDHGTFDAQLSDYRTTQPQPMSVQFRRTAQYGDGGDTEAVATTQWDADAQPPATVSLSDGGPYPDWLHTVVLVPQSDGDDSARPWVYKVLAIGKLSWSIPNPDPDLHVTLGTARPGAYGYAFDAADETLRGTTGTPVSYKVNEGDDQSTIAKRFGITVDQLRWLNPTMQTRGNNWVLAGSWINLDPASR; encoded by the coding sequence ATGAGCACGCTGCTGTTGGCTGGCTGCTCGCTGTTCGGCGACGACGCCCCGCTGCCGGCGCCGACCGGCCACGCTGCGCCGAGCGCCTCCGCGACGCCGGGGCCCGTCGGCGGGTCGGCTGCCGCGGACGACACCGCCCAGCCCGTCGCGGCGCCGCAGGCGGTGCCGGCCGGCACGGTGGTCGCGGAGACCGACGCGGTGTCGAAGACCGGCGACACGTCGATCCACGTCCGGGTCGTCGCGAACGACCACGGCACGTTCGACGCGCAGCTGTCGGACTACCGCACCACGCAGCCGCAGCCGATGTCCGTGCAGTTCCGGCGCACGGCGCAGTACGGCGACGGTGGTGACACCGAAGCGGTCGCCACGACGCAGTGGGACGCCGACGCCCAGCCGCCCGCGACGGTCAGCCTGAGCGACGGCGGCCCCTACCCGGACTGGCTGCACACGGTCGTCCTCGTCCCGCAGTCCGACGGCGACGACAGCGCCCGCCCGTGGGTCTACAAGGTGCTCGCGATCGGGAAGCTCTCCTGGTCGATCCCGAACCCCGACCCGGACCTGCACGTCACGCTCGGCACGGCCCGACCGGGTGCGTACGGTTACGCGTTCGACGCCGCCGACGAGACCCTCCGCGGGACGACCGGCACCCCGGTCAGCTACAAGGTCAACGAGGGCGACGACCAGTCCACCATCGCGAAGCGCTTCGGCATCACCGTGGACCAGCTGCGGTGGCTCAACCCGACGATGCAGACCCGTGGCAACAACTGGGTGCTCGCCGGCTCCTGGATCAACCTGGACCCGGCCTCGCGCTGA
- a CDS encoding DEAD/DEAH box helicase, producing MTDVTTTPPLLAALPAAVDGAVDPDAVYQAFADWAEAGGRPLYPAQDEALIELVSGANVVLSTPTGTGKSLVAAGAHFAALAEGKRSYYTAPIKALVSEKFFQLVDLFGAQNVGMVTGDSSVNADAPIICCTAEILANTALRQGPDAEVDVVVMDEFHFYGDPDRGWAWQVPLLVLERAQFLLMSATLGDVTTIADDLSRRTGRPTARVTGVSRPVPLSYEYVLTPVQETVERLLEEGKAPVYIVHFAQAAALERAQALMSVKVASRERRDEIAAAIAGFRFSAGFGQTLSRLIRAGIGVHHAGMLPKYRRLVEQLAQRGLLPVICGTDTLGVGINVPIRSVLLTGLTKFDGSRMRQLSAREFHQIAGRAGRAGYDTEGDVVAEAPEHEIENARAVAKAGDDPKKKNKVKKKKAPEGFVSWGPASFDRLIAAEPEPMVSRMRITHAMVLAVVARGGDAFADVRSLVFENHEPRSRQLAMARRALSIARTLINARVIEKVDGRYRMTVDLPVNFALNQPLSPFALAAFELLDPESPTYALDMVSVVEATLDDPRAVLAQQQFKERGEEVARMKREGIEYEERMELLEEVTWPKPLDELLTAAYEAYAAEQPWVLDFTLSPKAVVRDVYERAMTFGDFVRFYQLTRSEGLVLRYLSDAYRTMRQTISEEQRTPELDDLIEWLGEVVRQTDSSLVDEWEALVNGSVAEAAAEHDEIAPPQPARLTGNPRAFRVLVRNALFQRVLLAAADDVAGLAALDGAAGFGQEEWDAVLEEYYEEHDAIGTDGDARSMAYLVLDEHGPGRTWRARQIFADPEGDKDFGFSATIDLDASDETGEAVVRVTEIGRFDGWAEVDVD from the coding sequence ATGACCGACGTCACCACCACCCCGCCGCTCCTCGCCGCCCTGCCGGCGGCGGTCGACGGCGCCGTCGACCCCGACGCGGTCTACCAGGCGTTCGCCGACTGGGCCGAGGCGGGCGGACGACCGCTCTACCCGGCGCAGGACGAAGCGCTCATCGAGCTCGTCTCCGGCGCGAACGTCGTCCTCAGCACGCCGACCGGCACCGGCAAGTCCCTCGTCGCGGCCGGGGCGCACTTCGCCGCGCTCGCCGAGGGCAAGCGCAGCTACTACACGGCGCCCATCAAGGCCCTCGTCTCCGAGAAGTTCTTCCAGCTCGTGGACCTGTTCGGCGCGCAGAACGTCGGCATGGTGACCGGTGACTCGAGCGTCAACGCGGACGCCCCGATCATCTGCTGCACCGCCGAGATCCTCGCGAACACCGCGCTCCGCCAGGGCCCGGACGCCGAGGTCGACGTCGTGGTGATGGACGAGTTCCACTTCTACGGCGACCCCGACCGCGGCTGGGCGTGGCAGGTGCCGCTGCTCGTGCTCGAGCGCGCGCAGTTCCTGCTCATGTCGGCGACGCTCGGCGACGTCACGACCATCGCCGACGACCTGTCGCGCCGGACCGGGCGCCCGACCGCACGGGTCACCGGCGTCTCGCGGCCCGTGCCGTTGTCGTACGAGTACGTGCTGACCCCGGTGCAGGAGACGGTCGAACGTCTGCTCGAGGAGGGGAAGGCGCCGGTCTACATCGTGCACTTCGCCCAGGCCGCTGCGCTCGAACGGGCGCAGGCGCTCATGTCCGTGAAGGTGGCGTCGCGCGAACGCCGGGACGAGATCGCCGCCGCGATCGCCGGGTTCCGCTTCAGCGCCGGGTTCGGGCAGACGCTGTCACGACTCATCCGGGCCGGCATCGGCGTGCACCACGCGGGCATGCTGCCGAAGTACCGCCGGCTCGTCGAGCAGCTCGCCCAGCGCGGCCTGCTGCCGGTGATCTGTGGCACCGACACCCTGGGGGTCGGGATCAACGTGCCGATCCGCTCCGTGCTGCTCACCGGGCTGACGAAGTTCGACGGCTCCCGGATGCGGCAGCTGTCCGCCCGCGAGTTCCACCAGATCGCCGGACGAGCCGGACGAGCCGGCTACGACACCGAGGGCGACGTCGTGGCCGAGGCGCCGGAGCACGAGATCGAGAACGCCCGGGCCGTCGCCAAGGCCGGGGACGACCCGAAGAAGAAGAACAAGGTCAAGAAGAAGAAGGCGCCGGAGGGGTTCGTCTCGTGGGGGCCGGCGTCGTTCGACCGGCTCATCGCCGCCGAGCCCGAGCCGATGGTGTCCCGGATGCGGATCACGCACGCGATGGTGCTCGCCGTCGTCGCCCGCGGGGGTGACGCCTTCGCCGACGTCCGCTCGCTCGTGTTCGAGAACCACGAGCCGCGCTCCCGGCAGCTCGCGATGGCCCGGCGCGCGCTGTCGATCGCCCGCACGCTGATCAACGCCCGCGTGATCGAGAAGGTCGACGGGCGCTACCGCATGACCGTCGACCTGCCCGTGAACTTCGCGCTCAACCAGCCGCTGTCGCCGTTCGCACTCGCCGCCTTCGAACTGCTCGACCCCGAGTCCCCGACGTACGCGCTCGACATGGTGTCGGTCGTCGAGGCGACCCTCGACGACCCGCGCGCCGTCCTCGCGCAGCAGCAGTTCAAGGAGCGCGGCGAGGAGGTCGCCCGGATGAAGCGCGAGGGCATCGAGTACGAGGAGCGGATGGAGCTGCTCGAGGAGGTCACCTGGCCCAAGCCGCTCGACGAACTGCTGACCGCCGCGTACGAGGCCTACGCGGCCGAACAGCCGTGGGTGCTCGACTTCACGCTGTCGCCCAAGGCCGTGGTGCGCGACGTGTACGAGCGGGCGATGACCTTCGGCGACTTCGTGCGGTTCTACCAGCTGACCCGCTCCGAGGGACTCGTGCTCCGGTACCTGTCCGACGCCTACCGCACCATGCGCCAGACCATCTCCGAGGAACAGCGCACGCCCGAGCTCGACGACCTGATCGAGTGGCTCGGCGAGGTCGTGCGGCAGACCGACTCCTCGCTCGTCGACGAGTGGGAGGCGCTGGTCAACGGCTCCGTCGCGGAGGCCGCCGCGGAACACGACGAGATCGCGCCGCCGCAGCCCGCGCGGCTCACCGGCAACCCGCGCGCGTTCCGCGTGCTCGTGCGGAACGCGCTGTTCCAGCGGGTGCTGCTCGCGGCGGCCGACGACGTTGCCGGGCTCGCCGCGCTCGACGGGGCCGCAGGGTTCGGGCAGGAGGAGTGGGACGCCGTGCTCGAGGAGTACTACGAGGAGCACGACGCGATCGGGACCGACGGGGACGCCCGGTCGATGGCGTACCTGGTGCTCGACGAGCACGGGCCGGGTCGGACCTGGCGGGCACGGCAGATCTTCGCCGACCCCGAGGGCGACAAGGACTTCGGGTTCTCGGCGACGATCGACCTGGACGCGTCCGACGAGACCGGCGAAGCCGTGGTGCGCGTCACCGAGATCGGCCGGTTCGACGGCTGGGCCGAGGTCGACGTCGACTGA
- a CDS encoding IS5 family transposase (programmed frameshift): MPGPTGKRGRPFADARSMVEGIVYRYRTGIAWRDLPEVFGPWQTVWKWHRRMAGDGTWDRVLAAVTASADQAGAVDRSLSVDSTIARAHQHATNIARTTGGPSNHTDSGLEPPDHGFGRSRGGLSTKVHQLVDGHGLPLVTLITPGQAGDSPMLLPLLAALEVARPVGRPRTRPDRLRGDKAYSSNAIRQHLRDRGIESVIPEPRDQQGHRKRRGSRGGRPVTYDRIDYRNRNVVERGFCRLKQWRALATRYDDLAIVYRSAVVLNAVIAWTHHSGDTL, from the exons ATGCCGGGTCCGACAGGCAAACGTGGCCGTCCGTTTGCGGACGCTCGGAGCATGGTCGAGGGGATCGTGTACCGGTATCGGACCGGGATCGCGTGGCGTGACCTGCCCGAGGTGTTCGGGCCGTGGCAGACGGTGTGGAAGTGGCATCGCCGGATGGCAGGCGACGGCACGTGGGACAGGGTCCTCGCCGCGGTGACAGCGTCCGCGGACCAGGCTGGGGCGGTGGACCGGTCGTTGTCAGTGGACTCCACGATCGCTCGCGCGCATCAGCACGCCACGAACATCGCCCGCACCACAGGGGGA CCATCGAATCACACGGATTCGGGACTCGAGCCGCCTGATCACGGATTCGGCCGCTCCCGCGGCGGCCTGTCCACGAAGGTCCACCAGCTCGTCGACGGCCACGGGCTGCCCCTGGTCACCCTGATCACGCCCGGACAAGCCGGCGACTCACCGATGCTGCTGCCGCTGCTGGCAGCGCTCGAAGTGGCCCGTCCGGTCGGCAGGCCGCGGACCCGACCGGACCGGCTCCGCGGTGACAAGGCGTACTCATCCAACGCGATCCGGCAACACCTGCGCGACCGCGGTATCGAGTCCGTGATCCCCGAGCCTCGCGACCAGCAAGGACACCGGAAACGGCGTGGTTCCCGCGGCGGGAGACCCGTGACCTACGACCGCATCGACTACAGGAACCGGAACGTCGTCGAGCGTGGCTTCTGTCGCCTCAAGCAATGGCGAGCCCTGGCGACGAGGTACGACGACCTCGCGATCGTCTACCGCTCAGCCGTCGTGCTCAACGCCGTCATCGCCTGGACCCACCATTCAGGAGACACGCTCTAG